The Chlorocebus sabaeus isolate Y175 chromosome 9, mChlSab1.0.hap1, whole genome shotgun sequence genome includes a window with the following:
- the LOC103215930 gene encoding pulmonary surfactant-associated protein A isoform X2 — protein MWLCPLALTLTLMAASGTACEVKDVCVGTPGIPGQRGEKGEPGERGPPGLPAHLDGELQATLHDFRHQILQTRGVLSLQESILAIGGKVFSTNGQSATFDAIQEACARAGGHIAVPRNPEENEAIASFVKKYNTYAYVGLIEGPSPGDFRYSDGTPVNYTNWYPGEPAGQGTEQCVEMYTDGRWNDRNCLYNRLTICEF, from the exons ATGTGGCTGTGCCCTCTGGCCCTCACGCTCACCTTGATGGCAGCCTCTGGCACTGCGTGCGAAGTGAAGGACGTTTGTGTTGGAA CCCCTGGTATCCCTGGACAGCGTGGAGAAAAGGGGGAGCCTGGCGAGAGGGGCCCTCCAG GGCTTCCAGCTCATCTAGATGGGGAGCTCCAAGCCACACTCCACGACTTCAGACATCAAATCCTGCAGACAAGGGGAG TCCTCAGTCTACAGGAGTCCATACTGGCAATAGGAGGGAAGGTCTTCTCCACCAATGGGCAGTCTGCCACTTTTGATGCCATTCAGGAGGCATGCGCCAGAGCAGGCGGCCACATTGCTGTCCCGAGGAATCCAGAGGAAAATGAGGCCATTGCAAGCTTCGTGAAGAAGTACAACACATATGCCTATGTGGGCCTGATTGAAGGTCCAAGCCCTGGAGACTTCCGCTACTCAGATGGGACCCCTGTAAACTACACCAACTGGTACCCAGGGGAGCCCGCAGGTCAGGgaacagagcagtgtgtggagatGTACACAGACGGGCGGTGGAATGACAGGAACTGCCTGTACAACCGACTGACCATCTGTGAGTTCTGA
- the LOC103215930 gene encoding pulmonary surfactant-associated protein A isoform X1, translating to MWLCPLALTLTLMAASGTACEVKDVCVGSPGIPGTPGSHGLPGRDGRDGVKGDPGPPGPMGPPGDMPCAPGNDGLPGAPGIPGQRGEKGEPGERGPPGLPAHLDGELQATLHDFRHQILQTRGVLSLQESILAIGGKVFSTNGQSATFDAIQEACARAGGHIAVPRNPEENEAIASFVKKYNTYAYVGLIEGPSPGDFRYSDGTPVNYTNWYPGEPAGQGTEQCVEMYTDGRWNDRNCLYNRLTICEF from the exons ATGTGGCTGTGCCCTCTGGCCCTCACGCTCACCTTGATGGCAGCCTCTGGCACTGCGTGCGAAGTGAAGGACGTTTGTGTTGGAAGCCCTGGTATCCCCGGCACTCCTGGATCCCATGGCCTGCCAGGCAGGGATGGGAGAGATGGTGTCAAAGGAGACCCTGGCCCTCCAG GCCCCATGGGTCCGCCTGGAGATATGCCATGTGCTCCTGGGAATGATGGGCTGCCTGGAGCCCCTGGTATCCCTGGACAGCGTGGAGAAAAGGGGGAGCCTGGCGAGAGGGGCCCTCCAG GGCTTCCAGCTCATCTAGATGGGGAGCTCCAAGCCACACTCCACGACTTCAGACATCAAATCCTGCAGACAAGGGGAG TCCTCAGTCTACAGGAGTCCATACTGGCAATAGGAGGGAAGGTCTTCTCCACCAATGGGCAGTCTGCCACTTTTGATGCCATTCAGGAGGCATGCGCCAGAGCAGGCGGCCACATTGCTGTCCCGAGGAATCCAGAGGAAAATGAGGCCATTGCAAGCTTCGTGAAGAAGTACAACACATATGCCTATGTGGGCCTGATTGAAGGTCCAAGCCCTGGAGACTTCCGCTACTCAGATGGGACCCCTGTAAACTACACCAACTGGTACCCAGGGGAGCCCGCAGGTCAGGgaacagagcagtgtgtggagatGTACACAGACGGGCGGTGGAATGACAGGAACTGCCTGTACAACCGACTGACCATCTGTGAGTTCTGA